From Pelosinus fermentans DSM 17108, the proteins below share one genomic window:
- a CDS encoding NCS2 family permease translates to MDSWFKLEERGTKVSTEIMAGITTFLTMVYIVIVNPAVLHIAGMDFDGVFMATILASALATLIMGVFANYPIAIAPGMGMNAYFSYSVVLAGGHSWQVALGAVFLTGSIFLLLSLTKFRYILIDSIPTSLKHAITAGIGLFISFIGLQNAKIVIASPATLVTLGNLAEPITLMTIIGLVISLVLMVYRVQGALFAGMLITSVIAYYKGMLVLPESLFMLPHGLEKTAWQMNVSGVFEQGLYAVVFTFLLITLFDTTGTMLGVAEQAGLLKDGKFPRVRGALLADAVGTTVGAALGTSPTSAYVESSSGVAVGGRTGLTAVVTAILLLITLFFAPIAKMLASIPAVTAPALIIVGFFMMSGLRSIDWNDLEEAFPAFLIVIAMPLTYSIATGIGVGFIVYPILKVLRGKGRTVHPILYIFAILFFIQLGFFSH, encoded by the coding sequence GTGGATTCATGGTTTAAATTAGAAGAGCGAGGGACAAAGGTATCTACAGAGATAATGGCAGGTATTACGACTTTTTTGACAATGGTATATATCGTTATTGTCAATCCTGCAGTTTTACATATTGCTGGTATGGATTTTGATGGTGTTTTTATGGCTACCATCTTAGCAAGTGCATTGGCTACTCTGATTATGGGAGTATTCGCCAACTATCCGATTGCTATAGCACCAGGAATGGGAATGAATGCATATTTTTCTTATAGTGTTGTATTAGCAGGGGGACATTCATGGCAGGTCGCATTAGGAGCAGTATTTCTAACCGGAAGTATTTTTTTGCTTCTTTCCTTAACCAAATTTCGTTATATTTTGATTGATTCGATTCCGACAAGTTTAAAACATGCGATTACCGCAGGTATTGGCTTATTTATATCTTTCATTGGATTACAAAATGCAAAGATCGTTATTGCATCGCCCGCGACACTAGTTACTCTGGGAAATTTGGCAGAACCGATTACCTTAATGACAATTATCGGTCTTGTGATCTCTTTGGTATTAATGGTCTATCGTGTGCAGGGGGCCTTATTTGCCGGTATGCTGATTACTTCTGTTATTGCTTATTATAAAGGAATGTTGGTATTGCCAGAAAGTTTATTTATGCTGCCCCATGGCTTAGAGAAAACTGCCTGGCAAATGAATGTATCTGGAGTTTTTGAACAAGGACTCTATGCAGTCGTATTTACCTTTTTACTAATTACTTTGTTTGATACTACAGGAACGATGCTTGGTGTGGCAGAGCAAGCAGGATTGTTAAAGGATGGCAAGTTTCCTCGCGTGCGGGGAGCACTGCTGGCAGATGCTGTTGGTACTACCGTTGGTGCTGCTCTTGGTACGAGTCCTACTTCCGCATATGTTGAGTCAAGTTCAGGAGTTGCTGTGGGCGGACGAACCGGTCTGACGGCTGTAGTCACTGCCATACTGTTATTAATTACTTTGTTTTTTGCTCCTATTGCCAAAATGCTGGCTAGCATTCCTGCAGTTACGGCACCCGCTTTGATTATTGTCGGTTTCTTTATGATGAGCGGTTTGCGCAGTATTGATTGGAACGATCTGGAGGAAGCTTTTCCCGCATTTTTAATTGTAATTGCTATGCCTTTGACATATAGTATTGCTACAGGGATTGGTGTTGGCTTTATTGTATATCCTATTTTAAAAGTGCTAAGAGGTAAAGGCAGAACCGTTCACCCGATCTTATATATATTCGCCATATTGTTCTTTATACAGTTGGGCTTTTTTAGCCATTAG
- a CDS encoding SDR family oxidoreductase, producing the protein MKTLKNKIVFISGASGGIGKACAELFAKAGAKLIISARTVEKVQEVANEIKEKYQTEVLALQLDVQDKKAVNELIDTLPLDWQKIDILVNNAGLARGLDKLHEGDPEDWEAMIDTNVKGLLYLTRKIVPQMLEHNLNGHVINIGSTAGIMAYPGGTVYCATKAAVKFISDGLRMDVVDTPIRVTNIQPGMVETNFSVIRFHGNQQQADNVYDGIEPLVAEDIADIVVYAASAPAHVQICEVTVTPTHQATGGIVHKEKK; encoded by the coding sequence ATGAAAACATTGAAAAATAAAATTGTCTTTATTAGTGGTGCCAGCGGTGGTATCGGCAAAGCTTGCGCTGAGTTGTTTGCAAAAGCAGGGGCAAAACTAATTATATCTGCAAGAACTGTGGAAAAGGTCCAAGAAGTAGCTAATGAAATAAAAGAGAAATATCAAACAGAAGTATTGGCGCTGCAATTGGATGTGCAAGATAAGAAGGCTGTCAATGAACTCATCGATACATTGCCTTTGGATTGGCAAAAAATTGATATACTCGTCAATAATGCCGGCTTAGCCCGAGGATTGGACAAACTTCACGAAGGAGATCCAGAAGATTGGGAAGCTATGATTGATACAAATGTAAAAGGATTATTGTATCTTACCAGAAAAATTGTTCCTCAGATGTTAGAACACAATTTAAATGGTCATGTTATTAATATTGGTTCTACTGCAGGGATTATGGCTTATCCTGGGGGAACGGTATATTGTGCTACGAAAGCAGCCGTTAAGTTCATTAGCGATGGACTTAGAATGGATGTCGTAGATACTCCAATACGAGTAACTAATATTCAGCCAGGTATGGTAGAAACTAATTTTAGTGTAATTCGCTTCCATGGCAACCAGCAGCAGGCAGATAATGTATATGATGGTATTGAGCCACTAGTAGCAGAAGATATTGCTGATATTGTTGTTTATGCAGCCAGCGCGCCAGCTCATGTTCAAATATGCGAAGTAACCGTCACTCCTACCCATCAGGCAACAGGCGGTATTGTACATAAAGAGAAAAAATAA
- a CDS encoding Crp/Fnr family transcriptional regulator, with protein MDTCTTSQEHICASIVPIFKMLHLTELQKINTLIKKKSYEKGKILFTKGDLAKHLYIVRFGRVKVYEMSEDGRQQIVRLLEPGDFFGELALFMDEQHYFLNAETLDEAGICLLSRDDLKMLMHQNPEISTRIMQALTERLAYAEKFISNLTLQTIEQRLITWLLMMGEKEGVVTPQGIRLTINLPRHELANLFGTTRETLSRKFSKLQTEGFITITSPKQLLILDKLKHHSTLGN; from the coding sequence ATGGATACATGCACAACTTCTCAAGAACATATCTGCGCGAGTATTGTTCCTATCTTCAAGATGCTGCATCTTACGGAGTTACAAAAAATTAATACCTTGATCAAAAAGAAAAGCTATGAAAAGGGCAAAATTCTTTTTACAAAGGGAGATCTAGCTAAGCATCTTTATATTGTGCGCTTTGGTCGGGTAAAAGTCTATGAAATGTCAGAGGATGGGCGACAGCAAATCGTGCGTCTACTAGAACCTGGAGATTTTTTTGGTGAACTCGCTTTATTTATGGATGAACAACACTATTTTTTAAATGCAGAAACATTAGATGAGGCTGGAATTTGTCTTCTGTCTCGCGATGATTTGAAAATGCTTATGCACCAAAATCCAGAGATTTCAACCCGTATTATGCAGGCCTTGACCGAAAGACTCGCTTATGCAGAGAAATTCATCAGCAATCTTACCTTACAAACTATCGAGCAGCGCCTGATTACCTGGCTGCTCATGATGGGAGAAAAAGAAGGAGTTGTCACGCCTCAAGGTATCCGACTCACCATTAACTTGCCAAGACATGAACTGGCTAACTTATTTGGTACTACAAGAGAAACATTAAGCCGTAAGTTTTCCAAACTACAAACAGAAGGTTTCATAACAATTACCAGCCCCAAACAACTGCTAATTCTCGATAAACTAAAGCATCATTCTACACTAGGTAATTAA
- a CDS encoding NCS2 family permease, whose product MESLFKLRERGTSISTEVLAGITTFLTLAYSVIVIPSVLSLTGMDFNGVFMAVILSSVIGTLIMGLFANYPIVIGPGLGLNAYFAFSVVKGGGYSWEVALGAVFISGIMFLLVSLTKFRSILIDAIPASLKHAITAGIGFFVCFIGLQSAKIVVDSPATLVTLGNLSEPIALLTIIGLAVSLVLLTYRIKAALFIGMLVTAAAAYSMGFMSLPSQFVVMPSGLEHTLLKLDVQGVLDSGLYSVIFTFFLITLFDTTGTLLGMAEQAGLLVNGKFPNARGAFLADAAGTVAGAVLGTSPTATCIESSAGVAVGGRSGLTAVVVAGLFLVTLFFSPVAKMLSSVPAVTAPALIIVGFFMMNGLRDIDWQNIEEAFPAFLVVASMPLTYSIATGIGIGFIVYPLLKLMRGKGREVHPILYLFMVLFFIQIGLLNH is encoded by the coding sequence ATGGAATCATTATTTAAACTGCGAGAACGAGGGACAAGCATATCCACGGAAGTTTTGGCAGGAATAACAACTTTTTTAACATTAGCATATTCGGTTATTGTTATTCCTTCTGTTTTAAGTTTGACTGGCATGGACTTTAATGGAGTTTTTATGGCAGTTATTTTAAGTAGTGTAATTGGTACGTTGATTATGGGGTTATTTGCTAATTATCCGATTGTGATTGGACCTGGACTTGGGCTGAATGCTTATTTTGCTTTTAGTGTAGTAAAGGGTGGAGGATATTCCTGGGAAGTGGCACTTGGGGCTGTGTTTATATCGGGAATCATGTTTTTATTAGTATCTCTGACAAAATTTCGCTCCATTTTGATTGATGCCATTCCCGCAAGTTTAAAGCACGCTATTACTGCAGGTATTGGTTTTTTTGTCTGTTTTATTGGTTTGCAGAGTGCAAAAATAGTTGTTGATTCTCCTGCCACGTTAGTCACTCTTGGCAATTTGTCTGAGCCTATTGCTTTATTGACAATTATTGGCTTAGCTGTATCTTTAGTATTACTTACTTATCGTATAAAGGCAGCGTTATTTATTGGTATGTTAGTAACGGCAGCGGCTGCTTATTCCATGGGCTTTATGTCCTTACCGTCTCAGTTTGTGGTAATGCCTAGCGGTCTAGAGCATACATTACTGAAATTGGATGTACAGGGAGTCTTAGATTCTGGTCTTTATTCTGTAATTTTCACCTTCTTTTTAATTACTTTATTTGATACAACGGGTACGCTGCTGGGGATGGCGGAGCAAGCTGGGCTTCTTGTAAATGGAAAGTTTCCAAATGCGAGAGGGGCCTTTTTGGCTGATGCTGCAGGGACAGTTGCTGGTGCTGTGCTAGGGACAAGTCCCACTGCTACCTGTATTGAGTCGAGCGCAGGTGTAGCAGTAGGAGGACGCAGTGGATTGACCGCTGTTGTTGTTGCGGGTTTATTCTTAGTAACATTATTTTTCTCGCCTGTTGCTAAAATGTTGTCGAGCGTTCCAGCTGTTACGGCGCCAGCTCTTATTATTGTTGGTTTCTTCATGATGAATGGCTTACGTGATATCGATTGGCAAAACATTGAAGAGGCTTTTCCAGCTTTTCTTGTTGTGGCATCCATGCCATTAACCTATAGTATTGCCACCGGTATTGGTATCGGGTTTATTGTATATCCTTTGCTGAAATTAATGAGAGGTAAGGGACGTGAGGTTCATCCCATTTTATATTTATTCATGGTACTGTTCTTTATACAAATTGGACTTTTAAATCATTGA
- the fliB gene encoding flagellin lysine-N-methylase: MDIINEFSCEMCGQCCQNDWQVTMDEESYTRNYQLFLKNGKEEEFSKIFIPIAGKQELGEYAYIRKKAKGGCWFLEDNHLCRLQEEAGHSHLDTVCQTFPRYPMNTSRGRELTLSFSCPAVVKLASRVRPLEILRSKTEPIILHANQEVVHVYPEQRSSYHPLRYYFEMEHHFIDLLQYRKITIDERIQLLKETIEKIIHLPQDDTFSQNLNKIIYANYDSLDQKDDVMEEVNHCTPDILIENFFMNFVFKKPFYLYGLQSGIQLLDSMWRQINNARTSDPALSTEMERISAMIMNLEFQYSHNRSVLLKRE, from the coding sequence ATGGATATTATAAATGAGTTTTCTTGTGAAATGTGTGGGCAATGCTGTCAGAATGATTGGCAGGTAACCATGGATGAAGAAAGTTATACTCGGAATTATCAGCTATTTTTGAAAAATGGGAAGGAAGAGGAATTTTCAAAGATTTTTATTCCGATTGCAGGGAAGCAGGAATTAGGTGAATATGCTTACATTCGTAAAAAAGCCAAGGGCGGATGCTGGTTTTTAGAGGACAATCATCTTTGCCGATTACAAGAAGAGGCTGGGCATAGCCATTTGGATACAGTCTGCCAGACTTTTCCCCGTTATCCGATGAATACTTCTCGCGGGAGAGAGCTGACTTTAAGCTTTAGCTGTCCTGCAGTAGTCAAGTTAGCCAGTCGTGTTAGACCTTTAGAAATCCTTCGCTCTAAGACAGAACCCATCATTTTGCATGCAAATCAGGAAGTCGTTCATGTATATCCAGAGCAGCGATCTTCTTATCATCCTTTGCGCTATTATTTTGAGATGGAGCATCACTTTATCGATTTACTGCAGTATAGAAAGATAACAATTGATGAACGTATTCAACTCTTAAAGGAAACAATTGAGAAAATTATTCATTTGCCGCAAGATGATACTTTTAGCCAGAATTTGAATAAAATTATTTATGCTAATTATGATTCTTTAGATCAAAAAGACGATGTTATGGAAGAAGTCAATCATTGTACACCTGACATCTTAATCGAAAATTTCTTTATGAATTTTGTCTTTAAAAAGCCATTTTATCTATATGGCCTACAATCAGGGATTCAGCTTTTGGATAGTATGTGGAGACAAATTAATAACGCAAGAACAAGTGACCCAGCTCTATCAACAGAAATGGAACGTATTTCTGCTATGATTATGAACCTGGAATTTCAATATAGTCATAATCGCAGTGTTTTATTAAAAAGGGAATAA
- a CDS encoding acetate uptake transporter has translation MNNTQHVKIVVADPSSLGLFGLAMVTFVASTQKLGITTGLSFVIPWAIFLGAFAQLMAASLDFKHNNIFGATAFAGYAFFWFSVAACWLIKLGVFGQALMNGIDMGQLGFGFIGYLIFSLFMTIGSMETNKVLFIIFVLIDVLLAMLALDAFGAAHWAHAVAGYTELAISLVSFYGSAAVVLNHHFGRAFLPTGKPFGIFK, from the coding sequence ATGAATAACACGCAACATGTAAAAATCGTAGTGGCAGACCCGTCTAGTTTGGGATTATTTGGTTTGGCAATGGTGACTTTTGTCGCGTCAACCCAGAAACTTGGAATTACAACCGGTTTATCTTTTGTGATTCCATGGGCTATATTTCTGGGGGCTTTTGCACAATTAATGGCAGCTTCTCTGGATTTTAAGCACAATAACATTTTTGGTGCAACTGCTTTTGCTGGGTATGCTTTCTTCTGGTTTTCCGTTGCAGCGTGCTGGTTAATAAAGCTAGGCGTTTTCGGACAAGCTCTCATGAATGGCATTGATATGGGACAGCTTGGTTTTGGATTTATTGGTTATTTAATTTTTTCCCTGTTTATGACGATTGGTTCTATGGAAACCAATAAAGTACTATTTATTATCTTTGTATTAATTGATGTTTTATTAGCAATGTTAGCATTAGATGCCTTTGGCGCTGCTCATTGGGCGCATGCTGTGGCTGGTTATACGGAGCTTGCGATATCCTTGGTTTCTTTCTATGGTTCCGCTGCAGTCGTATTGAATCATCACTTTGGCAGAGCTTTTTTACCTACAGGTAAACCTTTTGGGATTTTTAAATAA
- a CDS encoding aspartate kinase has product MALIVKKFGGSSVATPEKIMAVAQRVLREKGSEDKMVVVVSAMGDTTDNLITLANTLVGQPYTYAREMDMLLSTGEQVTIALLAMTFNKLGHPAISLTGPQAGIKTNSAYTKGKINNVNPVRVLEQLDKGNIVVVAGFQGSNGDGDILTLGRGGSDTSAVALAGALKADVCEIFTDVDGIYSADPRVVQDARRMKEITCDEMLEMARLGAGVMQPRSVEMGKHYSIPIHVRSTFTQDLGTFIREVCTMEEKEFIIKGVAHDTNVAKIGILGVPNRPGIAFKIFSTLAKANIDVDMIVQSIRNTDKDIIDMIFTIAQPDLPQTKKIVEELGKEMQVLGILIDDKVAKVSIVGAGMLGSPGIAANMFGALSDAEVNIEVISTSEISISCIIQADRVKEAVNAIHARFFPKNPE; this is encoded by the coding sequence ATGGCTCTAATTGTAAAAAAGTTCGGTGGAAGCTCTGTTGCTACCCCTGAAAAAATTATGGCAGTAGCCCAAAGAGTTCTACGTGAAAAAGGTTCTGAAGATAAAATGGTTGTAGTAGTGTCGGCAATGGGAGATACTACAGATAATTTAATTACCCTAGCCAATACCTTAGTTGGACAACCATATACATACGCGCGCGAGATGGATATGTTATTATCAACTGGCGAGCAGGTAACCATTGCTTTACTGGCAATGACCTTCAATAAATTGGGACATCCAGCCATATCATTGACAGGTCCTCAAGCCGGGATTAAAACAAATAGTGCTTATACAAAAGGTAAAATTAACAATGTCAATCCAGTAAGGGTATTAGAGCAATTAGATAAAGGGAATATTGTTGTTGTCGCCGGTTTTCAAGGATCGAATGGCGACGGCGATATTCTGACCTTAGGACGAGGTGGCTCTGATACGTCTGCTGTTGCTTTAGCAGGAGCGCTAAAGGCTGATGTTTGTGAAATCTTCACTGATGTTGACGGTATCTATTCTGCTGATCCAAGGGTTGTACAAGATGCTCGTCGTATGAAAGAAATAACCTGTGACGAGATGCTGGAAATGGCTAGACTAGGAGCAGGAGTCATGCAGCCCCGCTCTGTAGAAATGGGTAAACATTATAGTATCCCGATTCATGTACGCTCAACTTTCACCCAAGATTTGGGTACTTTTATCAGGGAGGTATGTACAATGGAAGAAAAAGAATTTATCATTAAAGGGGTCGCTCATGACACCAATGTAGCCAAAATTGGAATATTGGGTGTACCAAATCGTCCTGGCATTGCTTTCAAAATCTTTTCAACCTTAGCAAAAGCGAATATTGATGTGGATATGATTGTGCAAAGTATACGTAATACGGACAAAGATATTATCGATATGATCTTCACCATTGCACAACCTGATTTGCCACAAACAAAGAAAATAGTTGAAGAGTTAGGCAAAGAAATGCAGGTTCTTGGAATTCTCATTGATGATAAGGTCGCCAAGGTATCAATCGTGGGCGCAGGAATGCTCGGCAGCCCCGGCATCGCTGCCAATATGTTCGGCGCTTTATCTGATGCTGAAGTAAATATCGAGGTTATTAGCACCTCAGAAATCAGCATCTCCTGCATCATTCAAGCTGATCGCGTAAAAGAAGCCGTAAACGCAATTCATGCCCGTTTCTTTCCTAAGAATCCTGAATAA
- a CDS encoding methyl-accepting chemotaxis protein → MPKFKSNPMICLRELKQYRNNLPKFSGKSNYRIHFLRFFKLDFLRNLTFKISWSSLATQATITMALICIMPLSIIGWYFTNQTMESLTQAAIDKNNKVVDRIASDIGANIQSKKNFLMITSSTSSIRGMQKDGLENYLTQVKPYYGGNEALFVAGTDGNQILRTDNKALVNIVDRDYFQKALQGTVNFSDPVHSKVTNEMTIIASVPIVGADNKVQGILGANLSMQNVNNLVEQILSQNPGYSITILNKNRVPIFYQSDSSAVTESKQLDEEYYKEAVEKESGNTMGIFRNQEYFISYRPIANTDWIAVSTYPKKEALQSAFTMVENSTKIIFLMIIILLMSGLFVIRKSLAPLQELAEGADMVAQGDLTHTMGHYRHDELGHVAMAFNSMTLSLRNIVQSVKQSSTLVLESTNTVAATTEQSRVGSVQVSQSVADIAEKIGHQGKDTKTTEELLQKLVNISVNVSESIQQTAASANECSTVSAQGQQVINETVVKMQNIKSLVADTAKTVEVLRESTKEIGTITGVITEIAKQTNLLALNAAIEAARAGEAGRGFAVVADEVRKLAEQSAKATKNISAIINRIQLESSGAFTAMQQSFTNVEQGVEIAKTSGDAFEKIVAGIEHVQKQANTIIIETENQVDLCREAMQAVANISNLAAHNTSGAQEIAAVCEQQAASAQDITSSTEKLQEMSYKLENLVMQFKV, encoded by the coding sequence ATGCCTAAATTCAAAAGTAATCCGATGATATGCTTAAGAGAATTGAAGCAATACAGAAATAATTTACCTAAATTTTCCGGAAAGAGTAATTATAGGATACATTTTTTAAGGTTTTTCAAGCTGGATTTTTTACGTAATCTTACCTTCAAAATATCTTGGTCATCTCTTGCAACCCAGGCAACCATTACCATGGCTCTTATCTGCATTATGCCTTTGAGTATCATTGGCTGGTACTTTACGAATCAGACAATGGAAAGTCTAACTCAGGCTGCTATTGATAAAAATAATAAAGTTGTTGACCGGATTGCCAGTGATATTGGTGCGAATATTCAATCCAAAAAGAATTTTTTGATGATAACCAGTTCCACGAGCAGCATTCGCGGAATGCAAAAAGACGGATTGGAAAATTATCTTACACAAGTTAAGCCTTATTATGGTGGTAATGAGGCTCTTTTTGTGGCTGGTACAGATGGAAATCAAATTCTTCGTACAGATAATAAAGCATTAGTAAATATTGTTGATCGGGATTATTTTCAGAAGGCATTGCAAGGAACTGTAAATTTTTCAGATCCAGTACATAGCAAGGTAACCAATGAAATGACGATCATTGCGTCAGTTCCTATTGTAGGTGCAGATAATAAAGTGCAGGGGATACTGGGAGCTAATTTATCTATGCAGAATGTAAATAATCTGGTGGAGCAGATATTATCACAAAATCCAGGCTATTCCATTACCATTCTGAATAAAAATCGAGTACCAATATTTTATCAAAGTGATTCATCAGCAGTTACCGAATCTAAACAATTAGATGAAGAATATTATAAAGAAGCTGTGGAGAAAGAATCCGGTAATACCATGGGAATATTTCGGAATCAAGAATATTTTATTTCTTATCGCCCCATTGCGAATACGGATTGGATTGCTGTTTCTACCTATCCTAAGAAAGAGGCATTGCAGTCGGCCTTTACTATGGTAGAAAATAGTACCAAAATTATCTTTCTTATGATTATCATTTTACTTATGAGCGGTTTGTTTGTGATTCGCAAATCCCTTGCTCCCTTGCAAGAATTAGCGGAAGGGGCTGATATGGTAGCCCAAGGTGATTTAACCCATACTATGGGGCATTATAGACATGATGAATTAGGGCACGTTGCAATGGCTTTTAATAGTATGACTCTCAGTTTGCGAAATATTGTGCAATCTGTAAAACAATCTTCTACACTTGTATTAGAGTCTACCAATACAGTTGCCGCTACCACGGAGCAATCTCGTGTGGGAAGCGTCCAGGTGTCACAGTCCGTTGCGGATATTGCTGAAAAAATTGGGCATCAGGGCAAAGATACGAAAACCACCGAAGAACTGCTGCAAAAATTAGTGAATATTAGTGTGAATGTCTCAGAAAGTATTCAGCAGACGGCAGCTTCTGCTAATGAATGCTCAACAGTGTCTGCTCAAGGGCAGCAGGTCATCAATGAGACCGTAGTGAAGATGCAAAATATCAAAAGCCTTGTTGCCGATACGGCTAAAACAGTTGAGGTGCTGAGAGAAAGTACGAAAGAAATTGGCACAATTACCGGTGTAATTACCGAAATCGCAAAACAGACAAACTTACTGGCCTTGAATGCGGCGATTGAAGCTGCTCGGGCGGGAGAAGCAGGTCGAGGCTTTGCAGTAGTGGCAGACGAGGTACGTAAGTTAGCCGAGCAGTCTGCAAAAGCCACCAAAAATATTTCAGCAATTATTAATCGAATTCAGTTAGAAAGTAGTGGTGCTTTTACGGCGATGCAGCAAAGTTTTACCAATGTAGAGCAGGGAGTTGAAATTGCAAAAACAAGCGGTGATGCATTTGAAAAAATTGTTGCAGGGATTGAGCATGTACAAAAACAGGCGAATACCATTATTATAGAAACAGAGAATCAGGTTGATCTATGTCGGGAGGCAATGCAGGCTGTTGCTAATATTAGTAACTTGGCTGCTCATAATACTAGTGGTGCTCAGGAAATTGCCGCAGTATGTGAGCAGCAGGCAGCTTCTGCTCAAGATATTACATCTTCTACAGAAAAATTGCAGGAGATGTCATACAAACTAGAAAATCTGGTGATGCAGTTTAAAGTATAG
- a CDS encoding phosphate ABC transporter substrate-binding protein: MKLVKKSKILVAAMSLMLGVSLLAGCGGTKEAAPKAAADVQGTVTASGSTALLPLLKPGQEEFQKKYDKVTVNIAGGGSFTGQNQVAAGSVNIGNSDVALQDSLKDKGLVEHQLVGIPFVFIVNSDVTVDNLSQQQYVDIMTGKITNWKDVGGKDQKITLVHRAKSSGSRATIAQVVLKNADFTDNAVIQDSNGAVRSAIASTPGSIGYVDAAYVDQSVKGLSYNGAKYSIENVVNGSYPVYTFGRMFTKGEPTGAVKAFIDYVTSKEFQETYAEKNGFVPVTKLKK, from the coding sequence ATGAAATTAGTAAAAAAGTCTAAAATACTTGTAGCGGCGATGTCTTTAATGCTGGGTGTTAGTTTGCTGGCTGGCTGTGGCGGTACAAAAGAAGCAGCTCCTAAGGCGGCTGCGGATGTACAAGGAACAGTAACTGCATCTGGTTCGACAGCGTTGCTTCCTTTATTAAAACCTGGACAGGAAGAATTCCAAAAGAAATATGACAAAGTAACGGTGAATATCGCAGGCGGCGGCTCTTTTACCGGACAGAATCAAGTTGCTGCAGGATCAGTTAATATTGGTAATTCTGATGTTGCCTTACAAGACAGCTTGAAAGATAAAGGGCTTGTTGAGCATCAACTGGTTGGAATTCCATTTGTATTCATTGTGAATAGTGACGTAACCGTAGACAATTTATCTCAACAACAATATGTGGACATTATGACTGGTAAAATTACCAACTGGAAAGATGTAGGCGGTAAAGATCAAAAAATTACGTTAGTTCATCGTGCAAAGTCATCTGGCTCCCGTGCAACGATTGCCCAAGTAGTACTTAAAAATGCTGATTTCACTGATAATGCTGTTATTCAAGATTCAAATGGTGCTGTAAGATCTGCGATTGCAAGCACTCCTGGTTCCATTGGTTATGTAGATGCTGCTTATGTGGATCAAAGTGTAAAAGGCTTGTCTTATAATGGTGCGAAATATTCCATTGAGAACGTTGTTAACGGCAGCTACCCAGTATATACCTTTGGTCGTATGTTTACAAAAGGGGAACCTACTGGTGCAGTAAAAGCCTTTATTGATTATGTGACTAGCAAAGAGTTCCAAGAAACATATGCTGAGAAAAATGGATTTGTACCTGTTACAAAATTAAAAAAATAA